Genomic window (Planococcus sp. MSAK28401):
CTCTTTCTTTATTCCGCCAACTTTAAACAATAGCTTTTCGAATGGCCCATAAATTTTATCTAATCCAGTTGCGTTATAATCAAAAGCTTTCGCTAAGTAAATTCCCATTGGTTTGGCAAGGATTAAAACCGCCAAAAGTGTAGCGATGATTGAGATAATGGTTATTCCCACGTTGATTTCCCTCCGTCTTTTTCATCTTTTAAAATTTTTCTGGATTTATTAACACATACAATAAATAAATTGAAACTGCGGCGACCGTAATCAACAGCAAACTCATCAAGAGCCTTCACTCTCCTTGCTCACTACCGACGAAGACCAATTCGTCAACGCCACCATCGACAGCGGCAAAATAATAAACAAGCTCAGCATAATGAAATCCAACATCTTCTCAACCTCCGTTTAATTTAATAAAAACCGTATATTTTGAGTATTCGAGTGCAGCACTATTTTTGCGCCCAACAAGGTATATAATTGTTCCGGTATGCTCTTATTGCGTGCGACGACCAATAATGGCGCTTTGACGCTGGATAATGAGACTTTTATCAAAAAATGGGTGGTGGTCAAGTCACTTTCCAGGACAATGACCCGATCAACAGGCGGCATTTCAATAAGTTCCTCATTAGCTTGCAGGAAGTGGATATTTTCAAACCCCAACTTGGCCAGGGCCCATTGGACTCGTTGATTTGTCACCATAAAAATAAGATTTGCAGATTCACTTAACACATTTTCCAAATAGCCGAGTTCATCTAAACTTGGCACACAGATTAAGCAGCGTAAGCGTTCATTCTTGATTGCCCCTCCCACTTAAAGGCTTCCTCCTTTCGAATTCTTCTTCAACCCGGTTTCGGCTGGAAAACCCAACCCACTAGTTTTTTATGCTCCTATCCAGGAACCCGGTCGGGAATTCAGAATCTAAGCACAAAAAAATAGACCAATGCTCACTTTTTCCCCAAGTTCATAAGACAAGTTTTGTGACGCGGTGATTAAGCATAGATCTATGCTTAATCACCGCTGACTTGTGTTATCAACAGTTTTTGGAAAAAAAGTACTCATTGGTCTACTTAACACCCAGCAAGCAACAACTGTTGCTTCCTTTGCATTCTGTCTTCCAAGATTGACTTTTTCAAATAGGCACAATAAAAAGACCTACAATGATTTCAAGTTGCTTTTTATGAGGGCATTATAAAAATGCCTCAAAAAAAAAGCCTCCTGAATAAAGGTGGTCTTAGACCTCCTTCGCTTTAGCCGACGAAGTTAGCTGACGGGTAGGATGGCGAAAGAGTTGCTCTCATCCTTTCTACATGCGTAGAATTAACCCCAAAAGATTGGGTCCTCCGTTCCCGTTTGACGGGATTTGGCCGAGATATTTTGTTTACGAGATTATATTACTCCTACTGGGGATTATTATGCAAGAGCTTTTTAAAATATTTTTTTATCGTCTGAAAAACAGGCAATTACATATGGTGATTGACAAGTGATTCCCCAAATTTGTCTCAGTGTCTTTTCACTAGGCCCAATATAATTGCTGCATATTCCTTCCTGACTTTGCTTTCATTGTCTTTTATCGGATTCCATTTTAATCCAAAAATAGATATTGACAACGCCTGAGAAAGGACATACGATTGTTCTCGAAATTATAAAATTATTTTTGGGAGACGACCACATGCCAGTTTCGAAAAAAAGAAAACTAGAATCAGAGATTAGCGAAGCCTTTATTAAGTTCCAGCGTGAACTTATTGGACGCGGACCGCAGGAAGCCAGAACGTATATTGTTGAAGATATGGTGATCACCCGTTTTAAAGGCGTATTAACGGTTGAGGAAAAACACCTTGTGGAAAATAATGACGGCAGAAAGCTTGTTAAAAAAATGAGGCAGCTATTAAGAGAGATGTATAGCACCAATTACGAAAACATCGTGGAAAAGTGTACAGGCGCCCGTGTTCATTCAAGCCATAGTGATATCAGCACGAAAATCGGTGAAAGAATCGAAGTATTTATCGTCGATAGGGACTTGGAAAAAGAATTAAATTAAGATAAAGGCATAAATATTAATGACGAGTACAAAAACGCAATAGCAAAGTATATTCTTGTTTTTGAAGCTATTCAAAACTGTGGCCCGCTTTATCGATCCGTTAAAAATTCGGTATTAACTAAGAGGTTTTTTTCGGTTTTGTGCTTCTCTTATCAAGTTCTTTTAAAATCCCCAGTTTGATAAAATTCTCTAAGGTTGCGAAATTTTAATCCTTCGCAGCCTTTTAATCGTTTACGTTTCAACATACTTAAAATTAAATTATCTTTTAATTCAGTCAAATGTCTTGCGTTCTCTATAAAATAAGATTAATATATATATAAATGATATATATCTTTTAGATAGGTGTGAAAAAGTGAAATCATACAATAATACAACCTACGCCATATTGGGCATCTTGACGACAGACTGCACTTCGGGCTACTCCATCAAACAATTCATGGATCAAAGCTTGAATCATTTTTGGAAAATCAGCTACGGCCAAATCTATCCTACGCTCAAGCTGCTTGTCGAAGATGGCTTGGCGGAAGTAAAAAGCGCCTCTACGTCGGGCCGAGCGGATAAAAACGAGTATTTCCTCACCGAAAAAGGCTTGGCGACATTGAAAAATTGGATCGAGCAACCCATCGATCAAGTTCCAGCTGAGCGCAACGAAGTGTTGCTGAAATTATTTTTTGGCTCCCACCAATCTCCTGAGCGCACTGTTTCCCTCCTTGAGGAGTATCAAAAAACCTTGGAAGCCCGCCATGCTACGTATGAAGCGATCGAACAGGGCATCCGCCACAACCATCACGAAGAGCAAGACGCCATGTACTGGCTGTTCACTTTGGATTACGGAAAACGAGTCACACAAGCGGCCATTGGGTGGTGTGAATATACTTTGAAGAATATCCGATAAGGAGGAACAGACATGGCACAGCAAGTTTTTCCCGGACGTTTCACTACGGAAAACACGGAGGATATTGTCGTTTTCATCATTGGCATGCGCTTCAACAACCGGTTGGCAGTGAACAGATGGTTTCCGGTCTTCAGTGCGATGCCCGGCATGATCAAGGAACTCTATACGCATAAGGAAGAACTCGGATTTTTGTCGATGGAAAGCTATTTTGGATTGCGCACCACAACGATGATCCAGTATTGGCGCTCGACCGACGACTTGCTTGCGTATGCGCGCAACGACAAGCATTTAACGGCCTGGAAAAAATTCAATCAGAATGCACGTAATAATGACGCCGTCGGAATTTACCATGAAACTTTCCAAGTTCAACCCGGGCAGTACGAATCGGTTTACGTAAACATGCCGTTCTATGGTTTGGGCAAGACTTTAGAACATCAACCCATAGGTTCAGCTAAAAGTTCTGCCCGCCAACGCCTTAAAACGCAGTGATTATTCCTTTTGTCTCGAGTTTATGATTTTTCAAATACAAATAACCAATTAACAGCAAAGAGCACTCCCCCTGTTTGAGTAGATACTGAAAACAGGGGGAGCGCTCTTTATTTTAGTCATTTTTGTTCGATATCATAAAAACTATGGGAGTTAAAACTTGCTCGCTTGTGGTTTCGATTGGTCAATTA
Coding sequences:
- a CDS encoding potassium-transporting ATPase subunit F; amino-acid sequence: MSLLLITVAAVSIYLLYVLINPEKF
- a CDS encoding DUF2294 domain-containing protein encodes the protein MPVSKKRKLESEISEAFIKFQRELIGRGPQEARTYIVEDMVITRFKGVLTVEEKHLVENNDGRKLVKKMRQLLREMYSTNYENIVEKCTGARVHSSHSDISTKIGERIEVFIVDRDLEKELN
- a CDS encoding PadR family transcriptional regulator, which codes for MKSYNNTTYAILGILTTDCTSGYSIKQFMDQSLNHFWKISYGQIYPTLKLLVEDGLAEVKSASTSGRADKNEYFLTEKGLATLKNWIEQPIDQVPAERNEVLLKLFFGSHQSPERTVSLLEEYQKTLEARHATYEAIEQGIRHNHHEEQDAMYWLFTLDYGKRVTQAAIGWCEYTLKNIR
- a CDS encoding DUF4188 domain-containing protein; its protein translation is MAQQVFPGRFTTENTEDIVVFIIGMRFNNRLAVNRWFPVFSAMPGMIKELYTHKEELGFLSMESYFGLRTTTMIQYWRSTDDLLAYARNDKHLTAWKKFNQNARNNDAVGIYHETFQVQPGQYESVYVNMPFYGLGKTLEHQPIGSAKSSARQRLKTQ